One part of the Eucalyptus grandis isolate ANBG69807.140 chromosome 10, ASM1654582v1, whole genome shotgun sequence genome encodes these proteins:
- the LOC104421834 gene encoding ribosomal lysine N-methyltransferase 4 isoform X1, translated as MLCPSRLAKLRPLPRPLLAAAHRRRRVDLRCAISSSPPPPPPQVRLRTTSSSSTGLGIQSVDVEECGDFLPWLERKAGAEVSPFLSVGKSAYGRSLFASKLIRAGDSILKVPFNVEISPDDLLPEIRSCKVGNVAKLATVVLKEQKMVQDSEWAPYIRCLPLPKEMHSMVFWSDEELEMIKESLVYQRTIDKKVGMERDFSVLRHALDCHLPEVSKDMKFEDFMHACALVESRAWESSKGYSLVPFADFLNHDGLAKAVLLRDEQKQFSEVIADRNYAPGEQVLISYGKFSNAVLLLDFGFTIPHNIYDEVQIQFNVPLQDPLYKMKLYLLQRHCLQITRNFGISKCPADSFTIKEVRSAKGKGTGIPQSLRAAARVLSCISPEELNDMEEEATQNDGRLGRRPLKNITREIQAHQLLLSSITKLIDQYNASAKLMKPTGCPASKRDGIRRLMACELLAGELRILKSAASWLENYTTNLCDEIKLAGGFVSR; from the exons ATGCTATGCCCCTCTCGGCTCGCGAAGCTCCGGCCGCTTCCCCGCCCGCTCCTCGCCGCGgcgcaccgccgccgccgcgtcgACCTCCGGTGCGCCATCtcgtcctctcctcctcctccaccgccTCAGGTTCGTCTCCGCACCACTTCCTCGTCGTCCACCGGCTTGGGGATCCAGAGCGTGGACGTGGAGGAGTGCGGCGACTTCTTGCCGTGGCTGGAGCGGAAAGCCGGCGCCGAGGTCTCGCCGTTCCTTTCGGTCGGGAAATCCGCCTACGGACG GTCCCTGTTTGCTTCAAAGTTGATAAGAGCAGGGGACAGCATTTTGAAGGTCCCTTTCAACGTG GAAATATCACCAGATGATCTCCTTCCTGAAATTAGGTCCTGTAAAGTAGGAAATGTAGCTAAACTTGCTACCGTCGTCCTGAAAGAACAGAAAATGGTTCAG GATTCTGAGTGGGCTCCTTATATAAGATGTCTTCCTTTGCCCAAGGAGATGCATAGCATG GTATTCTGGAGCGATGAGGAGTTGGAGATGATTAAAGAAAGCTTGGTTTATCAAAGAACCATTGACAAGAAAGTTGGAATGGAGAGAGATTTTTCAGTACTCAGACAT GCTCTTGATTGTCACTTGCCAGAAGTTTCCAAGGAtatgaaatttgaagattttatGCATGCATGTGCTTTGG TGGAATCTCGCGCGTGGGAAAGCAGCAAGGGCTATTCTCTG GTTCCTTTTGCAGATTTTCTTAACCATGATGGGCTTGCAAAAGCAGTTTTGTTGAGGGATGAACAAAAACAATTCTCAGAG GTGATTGCTGATCGCAATTATGCTCCTGGTGAACAG GTACTAATATCATATGGAAAGTTTTCGAATGCTGTCTTATTGTTGGATTTCGGGTTTACCATTCCACACAACATTTATGATGAG GTTCAGATCCAATTCAATGTTCCTCTTCAAGATCCTCTATACAAAATGAAGCTGTATCTTCTGCAAAGACATTGCTTGCAGATAACTCGCAATTTTGGCATTTCCAAGTGTCCCGCAGATTCTTTCACAATCAA GGAAGTGAGATCTGCTAAGGGAAAAGGCACTGGGATTCCGCAATCACTCCGTGCTGCTGCCCGTGTGCTATCTTGCATCTCTCCTGAAG AGCTGAATGATATGGAGGAGGAAGCCACCCAAAATGATGGCCGGCTTGGCCGACGTCCTTTAAAGAACATCACCAGGGAAATACAAGCACATCAGTTGTTGCTATCAAGTATCACCAAATTGATTGACCAATACAATGCATCTGCGAAG TTAATGAAGCCTACTGGTTGTCCTGCAAGCAAAAGAGATGGCATCCGTAGGTTGATGGCATGTGAGCTGCTGGCTGGTGAACTTCGTATTCTGAAATCTGCTGCTTCATGGCTAGAAAACTACACAACCAACCTGTGTGACGAGATAAAACTGGCTGGAGGCTTTGTTAGTCGGTGA
- the LOC104421834 gene encoding fructose-bisphosphate aldolase-lysine N-methyltransferase, chloroplastic isoform X2 codes for MSLFASKLIRAGDSILKVPFNVEISPDDLLPEIRSCKVGNVAKLATVVLKEQKMVQDSEWAPYIRCLPLPKEMHSMVFWSDEELEMIKESLVYQRTIDKKVGMERDFSVLRHALDCHLPEVSKDMKFEDFMHACALVESRAWESSKGYSLVPFADFLNHDGLAKAVLLRDEQKQFSEVIADRNYAPGEQVLISYGKFSNAVLLLDFGFTIPHNIYDEVQIQFNVPLQDPLYKMKLYLLQRHCLQITRNFGISKCPADSFTIKEVRSAKGKGTGIPQSLRAAARVLSCISPEELNDMEEEATQNDGRLGRRPLKNITREIQAHQLLLSSITKLIDQYNASAKLMKPTGCPASKRDGIRRLMACELLAGELRILKSAASWLENYTTNLCDEIKLAGGFVSR; via the exons AT GTCCCTGTTTGCTTCAAAGTTGATAAGAGCAGGGGACAGCATTTTGAAGGTCCCTTTCAACGTG GAAATATCACCAGATGATCTCCTTCCTGAAATTAGGTCCTGTAAAGTAGGAAATGTAGCTAAACTTGCTACCGTCGTCCTGAAAGAACAGAAAATGGTTCAG GATTCTGAGTGGGCTCCTTATATAAGATGTCTTCCTTTGCCCAAGGAGATGCATAGCATG GTATTCTGGAGCGATGAGGAGTTGGAGATGATTAAAGAAAGCTTGGTTTATCAAAGAACCATTGACAAGAAAGTTGGAATGGAGAGAGATTTTTCAGTACTCAGACAT GCTCTTGATTGTCACTTGCCAGAAGTTTCCAAGGAtatgaaatttgaagattttatGCATGCATGTGCTTTGG TGGAATCTCGCGCGTGGGAAAGCAGCAAGGGCTATTCTCTG GTTCCTTTTGCAGATTTTCTTAACCATGATGGGCTTGCAAAAGCAGTTTTGTTGAGGGATGAACAAAAACAATTCTCAGAG GTGATTGCTGATCGCAATTATGCTCCTGGTGAACAG GTACTAATATCATATGGAAAGTTTTCGAATGCTGTCTTATTGTTGGATTTCGGGTTTACCATTCCACACAACATTTATGATGAG GTTCAGATCCAATTCAATGTTCCTCTTCAAGATCCTCTATACAAAATGAAGCTGTATCTTCTGCAAAGACATTGCTTGCAGATAACTCGCAATTTTGGCATTTCCAAGTGTCCCGCAGATTCTTTCACAATCAA GGAAGTGAGATCTGCTAAGGGAAAAGGCACTGGGATTCCGCAATCACTCCGTGCTGCTGCCCGTGTGCTATCTTGCATCTCTCCTGAAG AGCTGAATGATATGGAGGAGGAAGCCACCCAAAATGATGGCCGGCTTGGCCGACGTCCTTTAAAGAACATCACCAGGGAAATACAAGCACATCAGTTGTTGCTATCAAGTATCACCAAATTGATTGACCAATACAATGCATCTGCGAAG TTAATGAAGCCTACTGGTTGTCCTGCAAGCAAAAGAGATGGCATCCGTAGGTTGATGGCATGTGAGCTGCTGGCTGGTGAACTTCGTATTCTGAAATCTGCTGCTTCATGGCTAGAAAACTACACAACCAACCTGTGTGACGAGATAAAACTGGCTGGAGGCTTTGTTAGTCGGTGA
- the LOC104421838 gene encoding histone H4: MSGRGKGGKGLGKGGAKRHRKVLRDNIQGITKPAIRRLARRGGVKRISGLIYEETRGVLKIFLENVIRDAVTYTEHARRKTVTAMDVVYALKRQGRTLYGFGG; the protein is encoded by the coding sequence atgtcggGGCGCGGGAAGGGAGGGAAGGGGCTGGGCAAGGGAGGGGCGAAGCGGCACCGCAAGGTCCTCCGCGACAACATCCAGGGGATCACGAAGCCGGCGATCCGCCGCCTGGCGCGGCGGGGCGGCGTGAAGCGCATAAGCGGGCTGATCTACGAGGAGACCCGCGGCGTCCTCAAGATCTTCCTCGAGAACGTGATCAGGGACGCCGTCACCTACACCGAGCACGCCCGCCGCAAGACGGTGACGGCCATGGACGTCGTCTACGCGCTCAAGAGGCAGGGCCGGACCCTCTACGGGTTCGGCGGTTAG
- the LOC104421837 gene encoding probable receptor-like protein kinase At2g39360 translates to MGNLSFQLILSCSYLFCLICIASGFVPLDNYLIDCGSPRNASVGNRTFLADNFYSDILSTAQNILANTNSSSLSSSYDSTLYLTARIFDQASRYTFPIKENGRHLIRLYFFPFVYREYNLSTAKFSISAQNFTLLEGFQLDKGSVVKEYSFNITTNQLVLTFTPNTDSFAFVNALEVISLPIELIPHSARIVEMPGDYQNLQSKALETVLRVNMGNQTVHPQKDTLWRLWVSDDTFLKHSTVSIVSNVKAVTYKNGNVTENIAPPSVYGTATKLDSVLDPNLNVNITWLFSVDAGFNYLVRFHFCDIVNSTLGSFLFNVYINSWFAYRSFDLSTLTSNVIGRPYYFDVITSSTSSSALSVSVGPSPEGSYPMAILNGLEIMKISNSQDSLETSDSENGSLKTNSRSKIILIAGLSGGICIVLVVVSALFFVCRRRRKLAAVGHSKEDNFVMNQTGDKNSNSLAVFSTSTFGYRYPFTAIEEATNNFSEDLIIGTGGFGKVYKGIFRDGTKVAVKRGQSKSQQGLTEFRTEIEMLSQFRHRHLVSLIGYCDERNEMIIIYEFMENGTLKSHLYCSDRPVLSWKQRLEICIGSAKGLHYLHTGSTRAIIHRDVKSANILLDENLMAKVADFGLSKTGPEIDQTHVSTAVKGSFGYLDPEYLTRQQLTEKSDVYSFGVVMLEILCGRAVIDPSLPREKVNLVEWAMKWRERGRIQETIDPHLVAQASEESLWKFVEIAEKCLAQCGLDRPQMGDVLWNLESALQVQLKEEKPSDKGELAPRADWIGYLDTHPSASTTQFSMGSLGDLASVSMSKLFAKMAKEDMR, encoded by the coding sequence ATGGGGAATCTGAGTTTTCAGTTGATCCTCTCATGTTCATACCTCTTCTGTTTGATTTGTATAGCTTCAGGATTTGTTCCATTGGATAATTATCTGATAGACTGTGGATCCCCACGGAATGCATCCGTTGGTAATCGCACGTTTTTGGCAGATAACTTCTACTCTGATATACTTTCGACTGCACAAAACATTCTTGCCAACACAAACTCGAgttctctttcatcctcctaTGATTCGACTCTGTATCTCACCGCCAGGATCTTCGACCAAGCCTCCCGTTACACTTTTCCGATAAAGGAAAATGGCAGGCACTTGATTCGCCTCTATTTCTTCCCTTTTGTCTATAGAGAGTACAATCTGAGCACGGCCAAATTCTCCATCTCCGCACAGAATTTTACCCTTCTCGAGGGTTTCCAGTTAGACAAGGGCTCAGTCGTAAAGGAATACTCATTCAACATCACCACTAATCAGCTCGTTCTTACTTTCACGCCCAATACCGATTCATTCGCCTTTGTAAATGCTTTGGAAGTCATTTCTCTCCCGATTGAGCTGATCCCTCACAGTGCCAGAATCGTTGAAATGCCCGGAGACTATCAGAATTTGCAGAGTAAAGCACTAGAGACTGTTTTGAGAGTGAACATGGGAAATCAAACTGTGCATCCGCAGAAGGATACGTTGTGGCGTCTTTGGGTCTCGGATGACACGTTTTTGAAGCACAGTACGGTGTCAATTGTGTCGAACGTTAAAGCTGTCACCTATAAGAATGGGAATGTTACTGAGAACATTGCTCCCCCTTCGGTCTATGGGACGGCCACCAAGTTGGATTCGGTCCTTGATCCTAACCTTAACGTCAATATAACTTGGCTCTTCAGTGTCGATGCTGGGTTCAATTATCTTGTCCGATTCCACTTCTGCGACATTGTGAATTCTACTTTGGGGTCGTTCTTATTCAACGTCTACATCAATTCCTGGTTTGCCTACAGAAGTTTCGATCTCAGCACACTGACATCCAATGTCATCGGCCGCCCGTATTATTTTGATGTAATTACAAGTTCCACCAGCAGTAGTGCACTGAGTGTTAGTGTTGGCCCTTCTCCTGAGGGTAGTTACCCCATGGCCATCCTCAATGGGCTAGAGATCATGAAGATAAGTAACTCTCAGGACAGTCTTGAAACTTCAGATTCCGAGAATGGTTCTTTAAAGACTAACTCAAGGAGCAAGATCATTCTGATCGCAGGCTTGTCCGGCGGGATTTGCATCGTTCTTGTCGTCGTTTCAGCGCTCTTCTTTGtctgcagaagaagaagaaagctagCAGCTGTGGGTCACTCAAAGGAGGACAATTTTGTCATGAATCAGACAGGAGATAAGAACTCGAACAGCTTGGCAGTATTTTCCACCTCGACGTTCGGCTATCGCTACCCATTCACGGCGATTGAAGAGGCTACGAATAATTTTAGCGAAGATTTGATAATAGGGACGGGAGGTTTCGGCAAGGTCTACAAGGGAATTTTCAGAGATGGGACTAAGGTGGCAGTGAAGAGGGGCCAATCCAAGTCGCAACAGGGCCTGACGGAGTTCCGTACAGAAATCGAGATGTTGTCTCAGTTTCGTCACCGCCATCTGGTGTCGCTGATCGGGTATTGCGACGAACGGAATGAGATGATCATCATCTATGAATTCATGGAAAACGGGACCCTTAAGAGTCATCTGTACTGTTCGGATCGTCCCGTGCTGAGTTGGAAGCAAAGGCTGGAGATTTGCATTGGGTCAGCTAAAGGGCTTCACTACCTTCACACCGGCTCCACAAGGGCAATCATCCATCGCGACGTCAAGTCGGCAAATATCCTGTTGGATGAGAATTTGATGGCCAAGGTTGCCGATTTCGGGCTGTCAAAGACCGGTCCTGAGATCGACCAGACGCACGTGAGCACAGCCGTGAAAGGGAGCTTCGGATATCTGGATCCTGAATACCTGACGAGGCAACAGCTCACGGAAAAATCAGATGTCTACTCATTCGGGGTCGTGATGCTTGAAATCCTTTGTGGTAGAGCGGTTATCGATCCGTCGCTTCCCAGAGAAAAGGTGAATTTAGTTGAGTGGGCAATGAAATGGCGAGAAAGAGGGCGAATCCAAGAAACCATAGACCCTCATCTTGTGGCTCAAGCAAGTGAAGAGTCCCTCTGGAAGTTCGTGGAGATTGCCGAAAAATGCTTAGCCCAATGCGGTCTGGATCGGCCTCAGATGGGAGACGTGCTGTGGAACCTGGAATCTGCACTTCAAGTCcaattgaaggaagaaaaaccgAGCGATAAAGGCGAGCTAGCCCCTCGAGCGGATTGGATTGGTTATCTGGACACTCATCCTAGCGCTTCGACCACTCAATTCAGCATGGGAAGCCTAGGCGATCTCGCGAGTGTCTCGATGAGCAAACTGTTCGCCAAAATGGCGAAAGAGGATATGAGGTAG